Proteins encoded within one genomic window of Brenneria nigrifluens DSM 30175 = ATCC 13028:
- a CDS encoding DUF421 domain-containing protein: MEYYGLVLIKFVIGFCIVIMHLNLSGKTQLSQMTPVDFIGNFVLGGIIGGVIYSDSIPLHQYVVVLFIGVVLISSLNAVSKHVHLFRAIAIGNPLPIVKKGRFLMDNILHKKNKIDILNIASQLHAQGINAFQQVTYAQIEPGGQLTVVCDNAKMPSVIVMKDGKVRPEELKQIEKERDWLEKELKRHDLEAEDIFIAEFWDGKVMFILRDGTIVK; encoded by the coding sequence ATGGAATATTACGGTTTAGTGTTAATCAAGTTCGTCATCGGCTTTTGCATTGTCATCATGCATCTCAATCTTTCAGGAAAAACCCAGCTATCGCAAATGACGCCGGTTGATTTCATCGGCAATTTCGTGCTGGGGGGGATTATCGGCGGGGTGATATACAGCGACAGCATTCCGCTGCATCAATATGTGGTGGTGCTATTTATCGGCGTCGTGCTGATATCGTCGCTGAATGCCGTGAGTAAGCATGTGCATTTGTTTCGCGCCATAGCCATCGGCAATCCACTGCCTATCGTGAAAAAAGGGCGCTTTCTGATGGATAATATTCTGCACAAGAAAAATAAAATCGATATTTTAAATATCGCTTCACAGCTGCATGCGCAGGGAATCAATGCCTTTCAGCAGGTAACCTATGCCCAAATAGAGCCCGGCGGGCAGTTGACCGTGGTTTGCGATAACGCGAAAATGCCGTCGGTTATTGTTATGAAAGACGGCAAAGTCAGGCCGGAAGAGCTGAAACAGATAGAAAAGGAGCGGGACTGGCTGGAAAAAGAGCTGAAGCGCCACGATCTGGAGGCGGAGGATATCTTTATCGCCGAGTTCTGGGATGGAAAAGTGATGTTTATCCTGCGCGACGGCACCATAGTGAAGTGA
- a CDS encoding nucleotidyl transferase AbiEii/AbiGii toxin family protein — translation MDKNSPYYRQVALLMRALPLVATERCFALKGGTAINLFVRDFPRLSVDIDLAYIPLESRNEALPNVRAALNRIAEILQQQADISAVLQTNNPDEMRIVVSSQEAQIKIEVSPVARGTLYPPKERDVVDAVEDEFGFATIQVVSLADLYGGKLCAAMDRQHPRDFYDVKMLLETQGIDRHIFNGFIAYLLGHPRPLSEVLNPRWKDISELYAHEFNGMTFDEVSLEELNAIPKLMVTALKVQFTQRDYDFLMSFKSGQPDWSLAPEDQIKHLPAVKWKLQNIGRMQKEKHIQALAKLEGVLVGWLR, via the coding sequence ATGGATAAAAATTCACCGTATTACCGGCAGGTTGCATTATTGATGCGAGCACTGCCGCTTGTGGCAACAGAGCGCTGTTTTGCATTAAAAGGCGGAACGGCGATTAACTTGTTCGTTCGTGATTTTCCCCGCTTATCGGTTGATATCGATTTGGCTTACATCCCGCTGGAAAGTAGGAATGAGGCTTTGCCAAACGTTCGCGCTGCATTGAACCGTATTGCCGAAATACTGCAACAACAAGCCGATATTTCGGCGGTGCTGCAAACGAATAACCCTGATGAAATGCGCATTGTGGTTTCTTCTCAGGAGGCACAGATAAAGATTGAGGTATCGCCTGTTGCGCGAGGTACGTTGTATCCTCCTAAGGAGCGTGACGTTGTTGACGCAGTAGAGGATGAATTCGGTTTTGCTACCATTCAGGTTGTCTCCCTTGCCGACCTTTATGGTGGTAAGCTTTGTGCCGCCATGGACAGGCAGCATCCCCGGGATTTTTATGACGTCAAAATGCTACTCGAAACGCAGGGTATTGATCGCCACATCTTTAATGGTTTCATCGCTTATCTGCTGGGACACCCACGCCCATTATCAGAGGTACTAAATCCCCGCTGGAAAGATATTTCTGAGCTATATGCGCATGAATTTAACGGAATGACATTCGATGAGGTCTCTCTGGAAGAACTCAATGCGATACCCAAATTAATGGTTACTGCTCTCAAAGTACAATTCACGCAGCGGGACTATGATTTTTTGATGTCTTTCAAAAGTGGTCAACCAGATTGGAGTCTCGCTCCTGAAGACCAAATTAAGCATTTACCGGCGGTGAAATGGAAGTTGCAAAATATCGGTCGAATGCAAAAAGAAAAGCATATTCAGGCGCTGGCGAAGCTTGAAGGGGTGCTTGTTGGGTGGCTGAGGTAG
- a CDS encoding type IV toxin-antitoxin system AbiEi family antitoxin — protein sequence MASKLNWLLQNTDPGSLVVQSWLTEYGISPSLAHKYTQSNWLRKLRAGVYVRVGREPEWSDAVLCLQNQLSIPVHLAGLTSLVYQGRSHYLQLKQQRIWLYVGEKAALPKWFREFPGVEWLLLSNQKLSQLDEKYLIEVEIKGKALKASVPELAAYELADAVPRCITFEHAAELFQGLVNLSPRKVEMLLRASRAVQTNRLYLFLADYYAHPWVKRIDKNNIDLGAGKRQIVAGGKLDKQYQITVPGKFINDGLSHG from the coding sequence ATGGCATCAAAATTAAACTGGCTTTTGCAGAATACCGATCCCGGTTCTCTGGTGGTACAGTCCTGGCTGACAGAGTACGGCATCAGCCCTTCTTTGGCGCATAAGTACACCCAAAGTAACTGGCTGCGAAAATTGCGTGCCGGAGTGTATGTTCGGGTAGGACGTGAACCGGAGTGGAGTGATGCTGTGTTATGCCTGCAAAATCAGTTATCAATCCCAGTACATTTGGCCGGGCTGACCAGTCTTGTTTATCAGGGGCGTTCCCATTATCTCCAGCTTAAACAGCAACGTATCTGGTTGTATGTCGGAGAGAAGGCGGCGTTGCCAAAGTGGTTTAGGGAGTTTCCCGGCGTTGAGTGGCTGTTGCTATCTAATCAGAAGTTGTCGCAGCTTGACGAGAAGTATCTGATAGAAGTCGAGATTAAAGGTAAAGCGTTAAAAGCCAGCGTACCTGAACTGGCGGCTTACGAGCTGGCAGATGCTGTGCCAAGATGTATCACTTTTGAGCATGCCGCCGAGCTTTTTCAGGGATTAGTTAATCTGAGTCCGCGTAAGGTGGAAATGCTTCTTCGTGCCAGCCGGGCAGTGCAGACCAATCGTTTATACCTTTTTTTAGCCGATTACTATGCACATCCCTGGGTCAAACGGATCGATAAAAACAACATTGATTTAGGAGCCGGAAAACGACAGATAGTAGCCGGTGGTAAGTTGGATAAGCAGTATCAGATCACCGTACCCGGAAAGTTTATTAATGATGGGTTATCACATGGATAA
- a CDS encoding type II toxin-antitoxin system death-on-curing family toxin: protein MIWVSAQEVIAFHDCILQRFPGVAGMPDSGRAEALIYRVQNRTHYEGVTDVFELAATYWVAIARGHIFNDGNKRTAFFVTMTFLYRNGISIRDTDNTLENLTVEAATGEKTVDQLARSLRDLVDNVTPTR from the coding sequence ATGATATGGGTCAGCGCTCAGGAAGTTATCGCTTTCCATGACTGTATATTGCAACGGTTTCCCGGCGTTGCCGGCATGCCGGACTCCGGCAGAGCGGAAGCACTCATCTATCGGGTGCAAAACCGCACACACTATGAAGGCGTTACAGATGTTTTTGAGCTCGCCGCCACCTACTGGGTCGCTATCGCTCGTGGACACATTTTTAATGATGGTAATAAGCGCACTGCGTTTTTTGTTACCATGACGTTTCTCTACCGCAACGGTATCAGTATCCGTGATACCGACAATACGCTGGAAAACTTAACGGTAGAGGCAGCAACAGGCGAGAAAACCGTTGACCAGTTAGCGCGGTCTTTACGGGACTTAGTGGACAATGTTACCCCAACGCGTTGA
- a CDS encoding type II toxin-antitoxin system Phd/YefM family antitoxin, translating into MRTYTSTQARANISEVLDVATQGEPVEITRRDGSSAVVISKAEFETYQNAKLDAEFDVIMQRHGHTVEALTNR; encoded by the coding sequence ATGCGTACTTACACCTCAACTCAGGCTCGGGCCAATATCTCAGAAGTACTGGATGTCGCCACCCAGGGTGAACCGGTTGAAATCACCCGCAGAGATGGCAGTTCCGCAGTGGTTATCAGCAAGGCTGAATTCGAGACATACCAGAATGCTAAACTGGATGCCGAGTTCGATGTGATTATGCAACGCCACGGTCATACTGTAGAGGCGCTGACAAACCGATGA
- a CDS encoding helix-turn-helix transcriptional regulator yields MNSCKLINLKTVLDIYPVSRASLYRQIKAGKFPEPVQIGARRVAWRLKEVEAHISELQKVALAK; encoded by the coding sequence ATGAATAGCTGCAAACTTATCAATCTTAAAACCGTTCTCGATATCTACCCTGTATCTCGCGCTTCGCTTTACCGCCAAATCAAAGCGGGCAAGTTCCCTGAACCTGTCCAGATTGGTGCCCGTCGTGTTGCGTGGCGACTGAAAGAGGTTGAGGCACACATCAGTGAACTGCAAAAAGTGGCACTCGCAAAATAG